Part of the Kitasatospora sp. NBC_01266 genome, GGCGTCTGCACCTCGACATGCACTATCAGGTCGCCCCGGCCGCCCCCGCGCAGGTGGGTGACGCCCCGTCCGTGCAGCGGGATCGACTGGCCGGACTGGGTGCCGGGCCGGATGTCGACCTCCTCCGGGCCGTCCAGCGTCTGCAGCGGCACCTGGGTGCCGAGCGAGGCGGCCGTCATCGGGATGGTCACCGTGCAGTGCAGGTCGTCGCCGCGGCGCTGGAAGGTGGGGTGGTTGGTCTCGGCGATCTCCACGTAGAGGTCGCCGGCCGGGCCGCCGCCGGGGCCGACCTCGCCCTCGCCGGCCAGCTGGATCCGGGTGCCGTTGTCGACACCGGCGGGGATCTTGACGGTGAGGGTGCGCCGGGCCCGGACCCGGCCGTCGCCCGCGCACTCGGGGCAGGGCGTGGGGACCACGGTGCCGAAGCCCTGGCACTGCGGGCACGGGCGGGAGGTCATGACCTGGCCCAGGAAGGACCGGGTGACCTGCGAGACCTCGCCCTTGCCGCGGCACATGTCACAGGTCTGCGCCGAGGTGCCAGGGGCCGCGCCCTCGCCGGAGCAGGTGGTGCAGGTGACGGCCGTGTCGACCTGGAGTTCCTTGGTGGTGCCGAAGGTGGCCTCATCCAGGGTGATCTCCAGCCGGATCATGGCGTCCTGGCCGCGCCGGGTGCGCGAGCGCGGGCCGCGCTGACCGGCGGCCGCGCCGAAGAAGGCGTCCATGATGTCGGAGAAGCCGAAGCCCGCCGCGCCGGCGCCGAAGCCGCCCGCGCCACCGCCGCCGTTCGGCGACAGCGGATCCCCGCCCAGGTCGTAGACCTGCCGCTTGGCCGGATCCGAGAGCACCTCGTAAGCGGCGTTGATCTCCTTGAACCGCTCCTGCGTCTTCGGGTCCGGGTTGACGTCCGGGTGCAGTTCACGGGCGAGGCGCCGGAACGCCTTCTTGATCTCGTCCTGCCCCGCGTCCCGTCGGACGCCGAGTACCGCGTAGTAGTCCGTGGCCACCAATTGCTCCGCTTGTTCTGCCTGTGGAAAGTCCTGCTGCGACTGGGTTGCCTACTAAATCTAGTAGGGGTGCTGCTACGACTCGGCCAGGATCTGCCCCACGTACCGGGCAACGGCTCGGACCGCCCCCATCGTGCCGGGGTAGTCCATCCGCGTCGGCCCGATCACGCCGAGCTTGGCCACGCTCTCGTCGCCCGAACCGTAGCCGACCGAGACGACCGACGTGGAATTCAGCCCTTCGTACTCGTTCTCCCGGCCGATCCGCACCGTCATCCCGCCGTCGGTGGTCTCGCCGAGCAGGCGGAGCAGCACCACGTGCTCCTCCAGCGCCTCCAGCACCGGCTGGATGGTGAGCGGGAAGTCGTGGCCGACCCGGGTCAGGTTGGCCGTGCCGGCCAGCATGATCCGCTCCTCGTTCTGCTCCACCAGGGTCTCGAAGAGGGTGGAGAGCACGGTGGCGACGATCGGGCGCTCGGCCGGCTCGAAGGCCGCCGGCAGGTCGTCCACCAGGGCCGGGACGTCGGGGAACCGCTGGCCGCCGGCCCGGGCGTTCAGCCGGGCGCGCAGGTCGGCCAGGGTGGACTCGCGGACCGGACCGGGGCAGTCGACCACCCGCTGCTCGACCCGCCCGGTGTCGGTGATCAGCACCAGCATCACCTTGGCCGGGGCGAGCGAGACCAGCTCGACATGGCGCACCGCGGAGCGGGAGAGCGACGGGTACTGGACCACCGCGACCTGGCGGGTCAGCTGGGCCAGCAGCCGCACGGTGCGGGCCACCACGTCGTCCAGGTCGACCGCGCCGTCCAGGAAGTGCCGGATCGCGCGACGCTCGGGGGCGCTCATCGGCTTGACCTCGGCCAGCCGGTCGACGAAGAGCCGGTAGCCCTTGTCGGTCGGGATCCGGCCGGCGCTGGTGTGCGGCTGCTGGATGTAGCCGTCCTCTTCCAGGGTGGCCATGTCGTTGCGCACCGTGGCCGGCGAGACGCCGAGGTTGTGGCGCTCCACCAGGGCCTTGGAGCCCACCGGCTCCTCGGTGCCGACGTAGTCCTGGACGATGGCGCGCAGCACCGCGAGCTTGCGCTCGTCGAGCTGGCGCAGCTCCACCCGGCCGACCTCGGCGCCCCGGGCGACGCGGCCGGCCGGAGCGGCCTTGGCGCCCGGGCGGGCGGAGCGGGCGGCGGGCCGCCCGGCCGGCTGGTCGCCGACCGGGTCGCGACCGCTCGGACGCGGGTCGGAATCGGGTTCGTCGAACATGGCACGCACCTCCCTCTTCGCGCGTTGTCCAGGTACCAGGGTCCTGCGGGGCAAGTCCTTCGCCGAGCATCGCGCCGAGTGGTTCGGCGCACGCTCGGCACTGCTCGGTCGGATCGGGCTTGGCACTCTGCACAGTGGAGTGCCAGAACCGTACCTGCCAGTGTAAGGCCCGGGTCCGACGGCAGGAACGCCCTGGCCGTGGATGCCGCGCGGATCACTCCGCGCGGTGCCCCCTGCCGGACGGACGTGACGAGCGACGCGCGATCATGTCCGACCAGGGTGGTGCCCGCCGCCCGGCGAAGTGGCAGCATCGATAGCAACTGAGATCGGGGCCGGAACGACCGCCCCGACGATGGAGAACTGATGGACAGAGGAGCAGCCATGTCGGCGTCCGGCCCCCACACCCGTTTTGCTCCCGACCGTGGGCTGTCCACGCGGATGGTCACCACGATGTTCCTGATCGGGCTGCTGTACGTCGGTTTCACGGGTGTGCTGATCGTCCTGCTGAAGGGCGCCTGGCCGCTGATCGTGCTGCTGATGGGCGGGCTCTTCGTCGCGCAGTTCTGGTTCAGCGACAAGATCACCGAGCGGGCGATGGGCGCCCACGAGGTCACCCCCGAGCAGTACCCGCAGCTGCACGGCACCATTGACCGGCTCTGCGCCCTGGCCGACATGCCCAAGCCGCGGGTCGCGGTGGCCAACAACGACATGCCCAACGCCTTCGCCACCGGCCGCAACCCGCAGAACGCGGTGGTCTGCGTGACCACCGGCCTGCTGCGCCGGCTGGAGCCGGAGGAGCTGGAGGGCGTGCTCGCGCACGAGCTCTCGCACGTCGCGCACCGGGACGTCGCCGTGATGACGATCGCCGGCTTCCTCGGCGTACTGGCCGGCGCGATCACCCGGATCGCGCTCTACAGCGGCATGATGAGCGGCGGCAACCGGAACAACAACAACAATGACAGCGCCGCGATCCTGATGATCATCATCCCGATCGTCAGCGTGGTGGTCTACGCGCTCAGCTTCCTGCTCACCCGGCTGCTCTCCCGCTACCGCGAGCTGGCCGCCGACCGCGCCGCCGCCCAGCTGACCGGCCGGCCCAGCGCGCTCGCCTCGGCGCTGACCAAGGTGACCGGGCAGATCTCCGCGATCCCGACCAAGGACCTGCGCCAGGCGCAGCCCTACAACGCCTTCTTCTTCGCCCCCGCGCTGAACGCCCGCGAGGCGGCCACCCAGCTGATGTCCACCCACCCCAGCCTGGAGCAGCGGCTGGAGCAGCTGGGCAAGATCTCCGCCGAGCTGGGTCAGCACTGACCCACGCACCATCCCCGAAAGGAACGATCCGTGGGATTCCTGGACGCGCTGCTCGGCCGCACCAAGCCGGTCAAGCCCGACCTCGACCAGCTGTTCGGTGTGCCCTCGGCCGCCCTCACCCTGGAGGCCGCCGCCGGCTTCACGCCCACCGGGCTGGGCTCGGTCTGCTTCGCCGCGGTCGAGGGCGGCGCCTTCGTCGAGGTGGAGCGGCAGGTGCGGGCCCTGCTGGACGCCGACACGGCGGGCGGCGGCACGCCGGTGGAGGCCAGCCGGGACCAGTACGGCTACTCCTGGCTGCTCGCCCGGCACACCCCCGAGGAGCTGCCCGACCTGGTCAACGACCTGCACGCGGTCAACAGCGAGCTGGAGGCCAACGGCTTCGGGCCGCAGCTGCTCTGCTCGCTGGTGGGCTTCCGCAACGAGGCCGGCCAGTCGCTGGCGCTGGTCTACCTCTACAAGCGCGGCGCGTTCTACCCGTTCGCCCCGATGCCCGGCGGCGGCGAGCGCCGCAACAGCCCGCTGGAGCTGCAGGTGAAGGCGATGCTCGGCAACGACCTGCGGCTGGAGACGGACCTGAGCCGCTGGTTCCCGGTCTGGGGCGCGCCCGGCCTGTGACGCGTTCGTGCTGAGCCGACGGCCCGTGGATCCTGACGGGCCGTCGGCTTTTCCTATAGTTCCTCCCATGCGCAGCACTCAGTACGGCCCCGACCTGACCCCGCCCTGGAAGCGGCCGGGGGGACAGCCCGCCCCGGAGGTGGCCGCCCAGCGGGACCTGGTGGTCGAGGAGGCCACCACCGGCTTCTGCGGCGCGGTGGTGCGCTGCGAGAAGACCGCCGAGGGCCTGACGGTGACCCTGGAGGACCGGTTCGGCAAGCACCGGGTCTTCCCGCTGGTGCCGCGCGGCTTCCTGCTGGAGGGCAAGGTGGTCACCCTGGTCCGCCCGTCCGGGCCGGCACCGGCCCGGGGTCCGGGCCGGACCGCCTCCGGCTCGATCGCGGTGCGCGGCGCCCGGGCCCGGGTCGCCCGGGAGTCGCGGATCTACGTCGAGGGCCGGCACGACGCGGAGCTGGTCGAGCGGGTCTGGGGCGATGACCTGCGGATCGAGGGCGTGGTGGTCGAGTACCTGGAGGGCATCGACGACCTGCCGGCCATCGTGGCCGAGTTCGCCCCCGGCGAGGGGCGGCGGCTGGGCGTGCTGGTGGACCACCTGCTCCCCGGGACCAAGGAGCACCGGATCGCCTCGGCCGTCACGGGGGAGGCCGTGCTGGTGGTGGGCCATCCGTTCATCGACATCTGGCAGGCCGTCAAGCCCGCCAGCGTCGGCATCGCGGGCTGGCCCGAGGTGCCGCGCGGTGAGGTCTGGAAGGAAGGGATCTGCCGCCGCCTGGGCTGGCCGGTGGACACCCCGGCGGCCTGGAAGCGGATCCTGGCCTCGGTGGACTCGTTCCGCGACCTTGAGCCCCAGTTGCTGGGGCGGGTGGAAGAGCTGATCGATTTCGTGACCGGGTAGGGGCTGACCGCCCCAGCCAGCTCAGTCCACCAGGTCGCGCACCACCGCGTCGGCCAGCAGCCGCCCGCGCAGGGTCAGCGCGGCCCGGCCGGCGGCGAACGGCTCGGCGGCCAGCAGGCCGTCGGCCAGCGCGCGCTCGGCGGCCCGCAGGCCGGTGGCGGTGAGCAGATCGAGCGGGCAGCCGTCGACCAGGCGCAGCTCCAGCAGGATCCGCTCCACCCGCTGGTCCTCGGCCGGCAGCACCTCGCGGCCCTGGGCGGGCGTGCGGCCCTCGGCGAGCGCCCGCGCGTAGGCTGCCGGGTGCTTGGCGTTCCACCACCGCACGCCCCCCACGTGGCTGTGTGCACCAGGGCCCGCGCCCCACCAGTCGGCCCCGGTCCAGTACAGCTCGTTGTGCCGGCAGCGGGCCGCCTCGTCGGTGGCCCAGTTGGAGACCTCGTACCAGCTGTAGCCGGCCGCGGTCAGCGCCTCCTCGGCGATCAGGTAGCGGTCCGCGTGCACGTCGTCGTCGACCATCGGCAGCTCGCCGCGCTTGATCCGGCCGGCCAGCCGGGTGCCCTCCTCGACGATCAGCGAGTAGGCCGAGACGTGGTCGGGCCCGGCGCCGATCGCGGCACTCAGCGACGCCCGCCAGTCCTCGTCGCTCTCCCCCGGCGTGCCGTAGATCAGGTCCAGGTTGACGTGCTCGAAGCCGGCCGCTCTCGCCTCGGCGACGCAGGCCTCGGGCCGGCCCGGGGTGTGGTGGCGGTCCAGCACCTGGAGCACGTGCGGGCGGGCGCTCTGCATCCCGAAGGAGATCCGGTTGAAGCCGCCCTCGCGCAGCTCGGCCAGGTAGGCCGGGTCGACCGACTCGGGGTTGGCCTCGGTGGTCACCTCGGCGTCCTCGGCCAGCCCGAACTCCTCGCGGATCGCGGCCAGCATCGCCACCAGGTCGCGGGCCGGCAGCAGGGTGGGCGTGCCGCCGCCGAGGAACACGGTGCGCACCGGCAGCTCGGCGTCACCCAGCACCTTGCGGGCCAGCCGGATCTCGCCGACCAGGTTGGCCGCGTAGGTCTCCTGCGAGGCGACCGCCCCCGCCGAGTGCAGCTCGGTGGCGGTGTAGGTGTTGAAGTCGCAGTACCCGCAGCGGGTGGCGCAGTACGGCACGTGCAGGTAGAAACCGAACGGCCGGTCACCGAGTCCGGTGCGGGCGTGGGCGGGCAGCGAGCCGTCGGACGGCACGGGTTCGCCGTCGGGGAGTGCGGAGGGCATGGGTCCATTGTCCGGTACCGGCGGGGGTGCCCTTGAGCGACTGGGCTGCGAGGCAGCGGATGGTGGGGGTCGCCGAGGAACGAGGCGGCACCCGCCATCCGCGTAGGAGCAGCCCACCAAGCGGCCAAATGTCCCGCCGGTACTGGGACTCAGGCCTCGTTGGCGCCCGCGTACATCTCCTGGACCGCCTCGGCGTAGGCCCGCTCGACCACCGGGCGCTTGACCTTCAGGCTCGGGGTCAGCTCGCCGTGCTCGACGTCCAGGTCCCTGGGCAGGATGTGGAACTTCTTGACCGTCTGCCAGCGCTGCAGCTCGGCGTTGAGCTTCTTCACGAAGCCCTCGACCAGCGTGCGGACCTGCGGCGAGCCGACCACCTCGGCGTAGCTCCTGCCGGCCAGGTCGTGCTCGGCGGCCCACTGCATGATCACCGGCTCGTCCAGCGAGATCAGCGCGGTGCAGTAGTTGCGGCCGTTGCCGATCACCAGGATGTTGCTGACGAACGGGCAGATCGCCTTGAACTTGCCCTCGACCTCGCTGGGCGCGACGTACTTGCCGCCGGAGGTCTTGAACATGTCCTTCTTGCGGTCGGTGATCCGCAGATAGCCGTCCGGGCTGACCTCGCCGATGTCACCGGTGTGGAACCAGCCGTCCGGCTCCAGCACCTCGGCGGTCTGCTCCGGGTTGTCGTGGTAGCCGCGCATCACGGCCGGTCCGCGCAGCAGGATCTCGCCGTCCTCGGCGATCCGGACCTCGGTGCCCGGCAGCGGCTTGCCGACGGTGCCGACCCGGATGTCCTCCGTGGGGTTGACCACCACGCCCGCGCTGGTCTCCGTGAGCCCGTAGCCCTCCAGGATCGGCACGCCAGCGCCCAGGAAGAAGTAGCCGATCTCGGGGGCCAGCGCGGCGCTGCCGGAGACCGAGCCGCGCAGCCGACCGCCGAAGGCCGCCCGGATCTTGGCGTAGACCAGCTTGTCGGCCAGCGCGTGCTGGACCCGCAGGCCGAGCGGAGCACTGTCGCGGCCGGTGGCGAGCCGGTTCTCCTGGACGGTCCTGGCGTAGTCGCGGGCCACCTTGGCCGCCCACATGAAGATCTTGTACTTGGCGCCGCCCTCGGCTCTGGCCCTGCCCGCGATGCCGTTGTAGACCTTCTCGAAGATCCGCGGCGCGGAGGCCATCAGGGTGGGCCGGATCGCCGGCAGGTTGTGGATGATCCGGTCCACCCGGCCGTCCACCGCCATCACGTGGCCGGTGGCGATCTGGCCGCAGATCAGCGACTTGCCGAAGACGTGCGACAGCGGCAGCCACATGAACTGCAGGTCGTCGGAGCGCAGCAGGCCGCTCTCCTGCTGGGCGACGCCCTCGTAGGACCAGCAGTCGTGGACCAGACGCACGCCCTTGGGGCGGCCGGTGGTGCCGGAGGTGTAGATCAGGCTGGCCAGCTGCTCGGGGTCCAGTCCGTCCACCGCCCGGCGGATCGCGTCCGGGTGCTCCTTGAGGTAGGCGGCGCCGCGCTCCTCCAGCTCGGCCAGGGTGAGCACGGTGATGCCCTCGGGCTCGGGGCGCTCGGCCGGCAGGTCGAAGAGGACCACGGTGCGCAGCTCGGGCAGCTGGTCGTGCTGGTCGACCGCCTTGGCCAGCTGGGCGGCGTTCTCGGCGAAGAGCAGCCGGCTGCCGGAGTTGGCCAGGATGAAGCCGGTCTCGTCCGCGTTGGTGCTCGGGTAGATGGTGGTGGTGGCCACACCGGCGCACATGTTGCCCATGTCGGCGATGATCCACTCGATCCGGGTGGACGCGGCGATCGCCGCCCGGTCCTCGGGCTCGATCCCCAGCGACATCAGGCCGGCGGCCGTGTTGCTGACCCGTGCGGCGATCTGCGCCCAGGTGAGCGAGCGCCACTGCTCGGCGCCCGGCGCACCGTCGGCCGCGTGCTCGTCGACCGGAGCGGGGAACCTGTATGCCTCCGCGTCAGGCGTGGCCTTTACCCTGCTGAGGAACAGGTGGGCCACTGAGGCCGGACGCCCGGCGATCTTGTCGGAGCCGATGACGGACTGCGCTGAACTCAACGAGACCTCCGGGGGACCAGGTGGCCGAGGGTGGATGTGTGCGGGGGCTTGGGGGTGGACCGCCCGACGGGTTCGTTATCGGCGAGTTACTTAACTCGCCAGTAACAAAGCTGTCGACAGCCTAGGCCCAACAGGGCACCCCTGTTAAGAGGCAACCGCCCTCTGACATCGTGCCGAACTTGTGGTGCCTCAACCGTGCCTCAACGATGCTTCAACCGAAGAGATGACCAATCCGATCACCGGATCAGGAGATATACCCGCGTGGTAAGCGTGGCAAGGCAGAAAATGAGGATGCGAATCCTCCCGTCGACATCGAGAGTGTCCGAGTGCTGATCAGACTTCTCAGGGCCCACCTCGGGCCCTACACCAAACCCATCTCAGTGCTGGTACTGCTCCAGCTGGTTTCCACCATCGCCTCGCTCTACCTGCCGACCCTCAACGCCGACATCATCGACAAGGGGGTGATCAAGGGCGACACCGGCTACATCCTGCGGATCGGCGGGGTGATGATGGCGGTCACCCTCGCGCAGGTGATCTGCTCGATCGGTGCCGTCTACTTCGGCGCCCGCACCGCGATGGCGGTCGGGCGGGACATCCGGGCCGCCGTCTTCGACCGGGTGCAGAGCTTCTCGGCCCGCGAGGTCGGCCAGTTCGGCGCGCCCTCGCTGATCACCCGCACCACCAACGACGTCCAGCAGGTCCAGATGCTGGTCCTGATGTCCTTCACGCTGATGGTGGCCGCACCGATCATGTGCGTGGGCGGCATCATCATGGCGCTCAACCAGGACGTCCCGCTCTCCAGCCTGCTGGTGATCGTGGTCCCGGTGCTCGGCATCATCGTCAGCCTGCTGGTGCGCAAGCTGCGCCCGGCGTTCCGCGGCATGCAGGTGCGGATCGACGGCGTCAACCGGATCCTGCGCGAGCAGATCACCGGTATCCGGGTGATCCGCGCCTTCGTCAAGGACGGTCACGAGCAGGACCGGTTCGCCGTCGCCAACGACGAGCTGACCGAGTTCTCGCTGCGCACCGGACGGCTGATGGCCTTCATGTTCCCGTCCGTGATGATGGTGGTGAACCTCTCCAGCATCGCCGTGCTCTGGTTCGGTGCCCACCGGATCGCCGGCGGCGGCATGCAGGTCGGCGCCGTGACGGCCTTCCTCTCCTACCTGCTGCAGATCCTGATGAGCGTCATGATGGCCACCTTCATGTTCATGATGGTGCCGCGTGCCGAGGTCTGCGCCGAGCGGATCGTCGAGGTGCTGGACACCGACTCCAGCGTGGTGCCGCCGAGCACGCCGATCACCGAGCTGCGCTCGCACGGCCACCTCGAACTGCGCGGCGTCGACTTCCGCTACCCCGGCGCCGAGGCCTCGGTGCTGCGCGGTATCGACATCACCGCCCGCCCCGGCGAGACCACCGCCGTGATCGGCAGCACCGGCAGCGGCAAGAGCACGCTGCTCGGCCTGATCCCCCGGCTGATCGACGCCAGCGAGGGCCAGGTGCTGGTCAACGGCGTGAACGTGCGCGAGGTCGATCCGGACCTGCTGGCCGAGAAGGTGGGCCTGGTCCCGCAGAAGCCGTACCTCTTCTCCGGCACGGTGGCCAGCAACCTGCGCTACGGCAAGCCCGACGCCACCGACGAGGAGCTCTGGCAGGCGCTGGAGACCGCACAGGCCAAGGACTTCGTGGAGCGGATGGAGGGCGGCCTGGAGGCGTCGATCGCGCAGGGCGGCGGCAACGTCTCGGGCGGCCAGCGCCAGCGCCTGGCGATCGCCCGGGCCCTGGTCCGCCGACCGGAGATCTACCTGTTCGACGACTCCTTCTCGGCCCTCGACTACGCCACCGACGCCAAGCTGCGCGCCGCGCTCTCCCTGGAGACCGCGGAGGCGACCGTGCTGATCGTCGCCCAGCGGGTCAGCACCATCCGCGACGCCGACCGGATCGTCGTCCTCGACGAGGGCGCGGTGGTCGGCAGCGGTACGCACCACGAGCTGATGGCCGACAACCCGACATACCGGGAGATCGTGCTCTCCCAGCTCACCGAGCAGGAGGCGGCGTGACCACCCCGCAGAAGGCCGGCCCACCCGCCGCCGGCCCGGCCAAGCCGGGCGGCGTGCCGTCCGGTTCGCAGGAGGCCGCCGCCCGCCGCGGACCGGCCGGCCCGGGCCGCTTCATGGGCGGCCAGGGCACCGAGAAGTCGATGGACTTCGCCGGCTCCGGCAAGCGCGTGCTCGGCCTGCTCAAGCCCGAAGGAACCACGCTGGCCGGCGTGCTGGCGCTCGGCACGCTCAGCGTGGGCTGCGCGGTGGCGGGCCCCAAGCTGCTCGGCAAGGCGATGGACCAGATCGTGGCCGGGTGGGCGGGCAAGCAGACGCCGGCCGGCCTCACCCACGCCCAGGTGATCGACGGGCTGCGGGCCAA contains:
- the dnaJ gene encoding molecular chaperone DnaJ is translated as MATDYYAVLGVRRDAGQDEIKKAFRRLARELHPDVNPDPKTQERFKEINAAYEVLSDPAKRQVYDLGGDPLSPNGGGGAGGFGAGAAGFGFSDIMDAFFGAAAGQRGPRSRTRRGQDAMIRLEITLDEATFGTTKELQVDTAVTCTTCSGEGAAPGTSAQTCDMCRGKGEVSQVTRSFLGQVMTSRPCPQCQGFGTVVPTPCPECAGDGRVRARRTLTVKIPAGVDNGTRIQLAGEGEVGPGGGPAGDLYVEIAETNHPTFQRRGDDLHCTVTIPMTAASLGTQVPLQTLDGPEEVDIRPGTQSGQSIPLHGRGVTHLRGGGRGDLIVHVEVQTPTKLDPEQEDLLRRLAVLRGEERPSGHFAPGQQGLFSRLKDAFNGR
- the htpX gene encoding zinc metalloprotease HtpX; the encoded protein is MSASGPHTRFAPDRGLSTRMVTTMFLIGLLYVGFTGVLIVLLKGAWPLIVLLMGGLFVAQFWFSDKITERAMGAHEVTPEQYPQLHGTIDRLCALADMPKPRVAVANNDMPNAFATGRNPQNAVVCVTTGLLRRLEPEELEGVLAHELSHVAHRDVAVMTIAGFLGVLAGAITRIALYSGMMSGGNRNNNNNDSAAILMIIIPIVSVVVYALSFLLTRLLSRYRELAADRAAAQLTGRPSALASALTKVTGQISAIPTKDLRQAQPYNAFFFAPALNAREAATQLMSTHPSLEQRLEQLGKISAELGQH
- the pspAB gene encoding PspA-associated protein PspAB encodes the protein MGFLDALLGRTKPVKPDLDQLFGVPSAALTLEAAAGFTPTGLGSVCFAAVEGGAFVEVERQVRALLDADTAGGGTPVEASRDQYGYSWLLARHTPEELPDLVNDLHAVNSELEANGFGPQLLCSLVGFRNEAGQSLALVYLYKRGAFYPFAPMPGGGERRNSPLELQVKAMLGNDLRLETDLSRWFPVWGAPGL
- the hrcA gene encoding heat-inducible transcriptional repressor HrcA → MFDEPDSDPRPSGRDPVGDQPAGRPAARSARPGAKAAPAGRVARGAEVGRVELRQLDERKLAVLRAIVQDYVGTEEPVGSKALVERHNLGVSPATVRNDMATLEEDGYIQQPHTSAGRIPTDKGYRLFVDRLAEVKPMSAPERRAIRHFLDGAVDLDDVVARTVRLLAQLTRQVAVVQYPSLSRSAVRHVELVSLAPAKVMLVLITDTGRVEQRVVDCPGPVRESTLADLRARLNARAGGQRFPDVPALVDDLPAAFEPAERPIVATVLSTLFETLVEQNEERIMLAGTANLTRVGHDFPLTIQPVLEALEEHVVLLRLLGETTDGGMTVRIGRENEYEGLNSTSVVSVGYGSGDESVAKLGVIGPTRMDYPGTMGAVRAVARYVGQILAES
- a CDS encoding AMP-dependent synthetase/ligase, which codes for MSSAQSVIGSDKIAGRPASVAHLFLSRVKATPDAEAYRFPAPVDEHAADGAPGAEQWRSLTWAQIAARVSNTAAGLMSLGIEPEDRAAIAASTRIEWIIADMGNMCAGVATTTIYPSTNADETGFILANSGSRLLFAENAAQLAKAVDQHDQLPELRTVVLFDLPAERPEPEGITVLTLAELEERGAAYLKEHPDAIRRAVDGLDPEQLASLIYTSGTTGRPKGVRLVHDCWSYEGVAQQESGLLRSDDLQFMWLPLSHVFGKSLICGQIATGHVMAVDGRVDRIIHNLPAIRPTLMASAPRIFEKVYNGIAGRARAEGGAKYKIFMWAAKVARDYARTVQENRLATGRDSAPLGLRVQHALADKLVYAKIRAAFGGRLRGSVSGSAALAPEIGYFFLGAGVPILEGYGLTETSAGVVVNPTEDIRVGTVGKPLPGTEVRIAEDGEILLRGPAVMRGYHDNPEQTAEVLEPDGWFHTGDIGEVSPDGYLRITDRKKDMFKTSGGKYVAPSEVEGKFKAICPFVSNILVIGNGRNYCTALISLDEPVIMQWAAEHDLAGRSYAEVVGSPQVRTLVEGFVKKLNAELQRWQTVKKFHILPRDLDVEHGELTPSLKVKRPVVERAYAEAVQEMYAGANEA
- a CDS encoding ABC transporter ATP-binding protein, translating into MLIRLLRAHLGPYTKPISVLVLLQLVSTIASLYLPTLNADIIDKGVIKGDTGYILRIGGVMMAVTLAQVICSIGAVYFGARTAMAVGRDIRAAVFDRVQSFSAREVGQFGAPSLITRTTNDVQQVQMLVLMSFTLMVAAPIMCVGGIIMALNQDVPLSSLLVIVVPVLGIIVSLLVRKLRPAFRGMQVRIDGVNRILREQITGIRVIRAFVKDGHEQDRFAVANDELTEFSLRTGRLMAFMFPSVMMVVNLSSIAVLWFGAHRIAGGGMQVGAVTAFLSYLLQILMSVMMATFMFMMVPRAEVCAERIVEVLDTDSSVVPPSTPITELRSHGHLELRGVDFRYPGAEASVLRGIDITARPGETTAVIGSTGSGKSTLLGLIPRLIDASEGQVLVNGVNVREVDPDLLAEKVGLVPQKPYLFSGTVASNLRYGKPDATDEELWQALETAQAKDFVERMEGGLEASIAQGGGNVSGGQRQRLAIARALVRRPEIYLFDDSFSALDYATDAKLRAALSLETAEATVLIVAQRVSTIRDADRIVVLDEGAVVGSGTHHELMADNPTYREIVLSQLTEQEAA
- a CDS encoding DUF3097 domain-containing protein, with the translated sequence MRSTQYGPDLTPPWKRPGGQPAPEVAAQRDLVVEEATTGFCGAVVRCEKTAEGLTVTLEDRFGKHRVFPLVPRGFLLEGKVVTLVRPSGPAPARGPGRTASGSIAVRGARARVARESRIYVEGRHDAELVERVWGDDLRIEGVVVEYLEGIDDLPAIVAEFAPGEGRRLGVLVDHLLPGTKEHRIASAVTGEAVLVVGHPFIDIWQAVKPASVGIAGWPEVPRGEVWKEGICRRLGWPVDTPAAWKRILASVDSFRDLEPQLLGRVEELIDFVTG
- the hemW gene encoding radical SAM family heme chaperone HemW encodes the protein MPSALPDGEPVPSDGSLPAHARTGLGDRPFGFYLHVPYCATRCGYCDFNTYTATELHSAGAVASQETYAANLVGEIRLARKVLGDAELPVRTVFLGGGTPTLLPARDLVAMLAAIREEFGLAEDAEVTTEANPESVDPAYLAELREGGFNRISFGMQSARPHVLQVLDRHHTPGRPEACVAEARAAGFEHVNLDLIYGTPGESDEDWRASLSAAIGAGPDHVSAYSLIVEEGTRLAGRIKRGELPMVDDDVHADRYLIAEEALTAAGYSWYEVSNWATDEAARCRHNELYWTGADWWGAGPGAHSHVGGVRWWNAKHPAAYARALAEGRTPAQGREVLPAEDQRVERILLELRLVDGCPLDLLTATGLRAAERALADGLLAAEPFAAGRAALTLRGRLLADAVVRDLVD